A single genomic interval of Tenebrio molitor unplaced genomic scaffold, icTenMoli1.1 SCAFFOLD_153, whole genome shotgun sequence harbors:
- the LOC138140712 gene encoding uncharacterized protein isoform X4 has product MSYHLEKRARMEGGSANEVQRKSTSPKKICNLSTQSFSEIIHVAAFVDKTLFIKDFLEADEEVIVALAPRRFGKSTNMDMVKEFLTGNKKLFQDNQLKIWKEERFFFDMYCQENPVIYVDFKNITARTTDGLLQSLKELIYCAFNEHQYLIKKIDGKYSWSDTKLEVLGPIKIYENYWNNYKNLDEDEVIKGLKRLSRCLHVYHNKPVYVLIDEFDSPIMYIMFRYSTSKNDVLDETIEVIGRIMSITFKNNEHIKKGLINACVRVAEVLSGDANNIQYYQFLRKPRFAPYFGFTDTEVKSLLEKEEFAPFNNEDVKKWYNGYKLTTSDDSTIYSCLSVLKYLSTSHGMKEPCFENYWVDSGSITYLKHLFGHYLIHELIEDLIDGEEIEIKAIQKFAKENIIALQNLIHQELKSIDMSHAHLFLQFLTENGYLNVLRTSTKNETITIRIPNDEIRTLLRGKCYHIGLFSQKHQLSGKNIEGYLVALESVLTREDKNVFKEYAKAVSKLFDGAIMPQNEDEFHCILFVLAYNVKFYIVRSELSISRTKPKGRPPHLDLFMILNEAGLIVELKSSVAALSQIRTRQYESSFNNYKNVTKKIFMGLHMTKEGKVSLTYTIGDSPPETVTSHE; this is encoded by the exons ATGAgttatcatctagaaaaacgAGCAAGAATGGAAGGAGGAAGTGCAAATGAGGTACAAAGAAAg AGCACATCaccaaagaaaatatgtaatttgtcCACACAATCATTTAGTGAAATCATACACGTTGCTGCCTTTGTGGATAAGACGCTATTTATTAAAGACTTTCTTGAAGCAGATGAAGAAGTGATAGTAGCTTTGGCGCCTCGCCGCTTTGGGAAATCAACAAACATGGACATGGTGAAAGAATTCCTAACAGGGAACAAAAAACTCTTCCAAGACAATCAGTTAAAAATATGGAAAGAggaaaggtttttttttgatatGTACTGCCAAGAGAATCCTGTCATATACGTGGACTTTAAAAATATCACTGCTAGAACTACAGATGGACTCCTTCAATCATTAAAGGAACTCATTTACTGTGCATTTAATGAACATCAGTATCTTATAAAAAAGATCGATGGAAAATATTCTTGGTCAGATACGAAATTGGAGGTTCTGGGCCCTATTAAAATATATGAGAATTATTggaataattacaaaaatcttGATGAAGATGAGGTGATTAAAGGATTGAAGCGCTTATCTCGCTGTTTACATGTGTACCATAATAAACCCGTTTATGTATTAATCGATGAATTCGATTCTCCTATCATGTACATCATGTTCCGATATTCAACTTCAAAGAATGATGTTCTGGACGAAACCATCGAAGTTATCGGTCGCATCATGTCCATTACGTTCAAAAACAACGAACATATCAAGAAAGGCTTAATAAATGCCTGTGTCCGCGTCGCAGAAGTTTTATCTGGCGACGCGAACAACATCCAGTATTATCAGTTTTTGAGAAAACCTAGATTTGCTCCTTATTTTGGATTTACAGATACAGAAGTGAAGAGTCTGCttgaaaaagaagaatttGCTCCTTTTAATAATGAGGACGTAAAAAAGTGGTACAATGGTTATAAATTAACGACTTCAGATGACTCTACCATTTATAGCTGTTTatcagttttaaaatatttgagcACAAGTCACGGAATGAAGGAACCATGCTTTGAAAATTACTGGGTTGACTCGGGCAGCATCACTTACCTAAAACATCTGTTTGGACATTATCTGATTCATGAATTGATTGAAGATCTTATTGATGGAGAAGAGATCGAAATAAAggccattcaaaaatttgcgAAAGAAAACATAATTGCCTTACAAAACTTGATTCATCAAGAACTTAAATCTATAGATATGTCACATGCACATCTTTTCCTCCAATTTTTGACCGAAAATGGATACTTGAATGTTTTACGCACTAGCACTAAGAATGAAACAATCACCATTCGGATTCCAAATGACGAAATTAGGACGTTGTTGCGGGGAAAATGTTATCATATAGGATTGTTTTCACAGAAACACCAGCTTTCAGGTAAAAATATTGAGGGTTATTTGGTTGCATTAGAATCAGTGCTAACAAGAGaagacaaaaatgtatttaaagaaTATGCAAAGGCTGTCTCTAAATTGTTTGATGGAGCCATAATGCCCCAAAACGAGGACGAATTTCATTGTATTCTCTTTGTTTTGGCAtataatgttaaattttatatagTTCGCAGTGAACTAAGCATCTCCCGAACAAAACCTAAAGGAAGACCTCCTCATCTTGATTTGTTTATGATTTTGAATGAAGCTGGCTTGATTGTGGAATTAAAATCATCAGTGGCCGCTCTTTCTCAAATTAGAACGCGACAGTATGAATCAAGCTTCAACAACtacaaaaatgtcacaaagaaaatttttatgggTTTGCATATGACTAAAGAAGGGAAAGTTAGTCTGACTTACACTATTGGCGATTCACCTCCAGAAACTGTTACCAGCCATGAATAG
- the LOC138140712 gene encoding uncharacterized protein isoform X5 produces MSYHLEKRARMEGGSANESTSPKKICNLSTQSFSEIIHVAAFVDKTLFIKDFLEADEEVIVALAPRRFGKSTNMDMVKEFLTGNKKLFQDNQLKIWKEERFFFDMYCQENPVIYVDFKNITARTTDGLLQSLKELIYCAFNEHQYLIKKIDGKYSWSDTKLEVLGPIKIYENYWNNYKNLDEDEVIKGLKRLSRCLHVYHNKPVYVLIDEFDSPIMYIMFRYSTSKNDVLDETIEVIGRIMSITFKNNEHIKKGLINACVRVAEVLSGDANNIQYYQFLRKPRFAPYFGFTDTEVKSLLEKEEFAPFNNEDVKKWYNGYKLTTSDDSTIYSCLSVLKYLSTSHGMKEPCFENYWVDSGSITYLKHLFGHYLIHELIEDLIDGEEIEIKAIQKFAKENIIALQNLIHQELKSIDMSHAHLFLQFLTENGYLNVLRTSTKNETITIRIPNDEIRTLLRGKCYHIGLFSQKHQLSGKNIEGYLVALESVLTREDKNVFKEYAKAVSKLFDGAIMPQNEDEFHCILFVLAYNVKFYIVRSELSISRTKPKGRPPHLDLFMILNEAGLIVELKSSVAALSQIRTRQYESSFNNYKNVTKKIFMGLHMTKEGKVSLTYTIGDSPPETVTSHE; encoded by the exons ATGAgttatcatctagaaaaacgAGCAAGAATGGAAGGAGGAAGTGCAAATGAG AGCACATCaccaaagaaaatatgtaatttgtcCACACAATCATTTAGTGAAATCATACACGTTGCTGCCTTTGTGGATAAGACGCTATTTATTAAAGACTTTCTTGAAGCAGATGAAGAAGTGATAGTAGCTTTGGCGCCTCGCCGCTTTGGGAAATCAACAAACATGGACATGGTGAAAGAATTCCTAACAGGGAACAAAAAACTCTTCCAAGACAATCAGTTAAAAATATGGAAAGAggaaaggtttttttttgatatGTACTGCCAAGAGAATCCTGTCATATACGTGGACTTTAAAAATATCACTGCTAGAACTACAGATGGACTCCTTCAATCATTAAAGGAACTCATTTACTGTGCATTTAATGAACATCAGTATCTTATAAAAAAGATCGATGGAAAATATTCTTGGTCAGATACGAAATTGGAGGTTCTGGGCCCTATTAAAATATATGAGAATTATTggaataattacaaaaatcttGATGAAGATGAGGTGATTAAAGGATTGAAGCGCTTATCTCGCTGTTTACATGTGTACCATAATAAACCCGTTTATGTATTAATCGATGAATTCGATTCTCCTATCATGTACATCATGTTCCGATATTCAACTTCAAAGAATGATGTTCTGGACGAAACCATCGAAGTTATCGGTCGCATCATGTCCATTACGTTCAAAAACAACGAACATATCAAGAAAGGCTTAATAAATGCCTGTGTCCGCGTCGCAGAAGTTTTATCTGGCGACGCGAACAACATCCAGTATTATCAGTTTTTGAGAAAACCTAGATTTGCTCCTTATTTTGGATTTACAGATACAGAAGTGAAGAGTCTGCttgaaaaagaagaatttGCTCCTTTTAATAATGAGGACGTAAAAAAGTGGTACAATGGTTATAAATTAACGACTTCAGATGACTCTACCATTTATAGCTGTTTatcagttttaaaatatttgagcACAAGTCACGGAATGAAGGAACCATGCTTTGAAAATTACTGGGTTGACTCGGGCAGCATCACTTACCTAAAACATCTGTTTGGACATTATCTGATTCATGAATTGATTGAAGATCTTATTGATGGAGAAGAGATCGAAATAAAggccattcaaaaatttgcgAAAGAAAACATAATTGCCTTACAAAACTTGATTCATCAAGAACTTAAATCTATAGATATGTCACATGCACATCTTTTCCTCCAATTTTTGACCGAAAATGGATACTTGAATGTTTTACGCACTAGCACTAAGAATGAAACAATCACCATTCGGATTCCAAATGACGAAATTAGGACGTTGTTGCGGGGAAAATGTTATCATATAGGATTGTTTTCACAGAAACACCAGCTTTCAGGTAAAAATATTGAGGGTTATTTGGTTGCATTAGAATCAGTGCTAACAAGAGaagacaaaaatgtatttaaagaaTATGCAAAGGCTGTCTCTAAATTGTTTGATGGAGCCATAATGCCCCAAAACGAGGACGAATTTCATTGTATTCTCTTTGTTTTGGCAtataatgttaaattttatatagTTCGCAGTGAACTAAGCATCTCCCGAACAAAACCTAAAGGAAGACCTCCTCATCTTGATTTGTTTATGATTTTGAATGAAGCTGGCTTGATTGTGGAATTAAAATCATCAGTGGCCGCTCTTTCTCAAATTAGAACGCGACAGTATGAATCAAGCTTCAACAACtacaaaaatgtcacaaagaaaatttttatgggTTTGCATATGACTAAAGAAGGGAAAGTTAGTCTGACTTACACTATTGGCGATTCACCTCCAGAAACTGTTACCAGCCATGAATAG
- the LOC138140712 gene encoding uncharacterized protein isoform X6, producing the protein MALMKLCSRWVMDAVAARAFIRKPMSYHLEKRARMEGGSANEVQRKSTSPKKICNLSTQSFSEIIHVAAFVDKTLFIKDFLEADEEVIVALAPRRFGKSTNMDMVKEFLTGNKKLFQDNQLKIWKEERFFFDMYCQENPVIYVDFKNITARTTDGLLQSLKELIYCAFNEHQYLIKKIDGKYSWSDTKLEVLGPIKIYENYWNNYKNLDEDEVIKGLKRLSRCLHVYHNKPVYVLIDEFDSPIMYIMFRYSTSKNDVLDETIEVIGRIMSITFKNNEHIKKGLINACVRVAEVLSGDANNIQYYQFLRKPRFAPYFGFTDTEVKSLLEKEEFAPFNNEDVKKWYNGYKLTTSDDSTIYSCLSVLKYLSTSHGMKEPCFENYWVDSGSITYLKHLFGHYLIHELIEDLIDGEEIEIKAIQKFAKENIIALQNLIHQELKSIDMSHAHLFLQFLTENGYLNVLRTSTKNETITIRIPNDEIRTLLRGKCYHIGLFSQKHQLSVRSELSISRTKPKGRPPHLDLFMILNEAGLIVELKSSVAALSQIRTRQYESSFNNYKNVTKKIFMGLHMTKEGKVSLTYTIGDSPPETVTSHE; encoded by the exons CCGATGAgttatcatctagaaaaacgAGCAAGAATGGAAGGAGGAAGTGCAAATGAGGTACAAAGAAAg AGCACATCaccaaagaaaatatgtaatttgtcCACACAATCATTTAGTGAAATCATACACGTTGCTGCCTTTGTGGATAAGACGCTATTTATTAAAGACTTTCTTGAAGCAGATGAAGAAGTGATAGTAGCTTTGGCGCCTCGCCGCTTTGGGAAATCAACAAACATGGACATGGTGAAAGAATTCCTAACAGGGAACAAAAAACTCTTCCAAGACAATCAGTTAAAAATATGGAAAGAggaaaggtttttttttgatatGTACTGCCAAGAGAATCCTGTCATATACGTGGACTTTAAAAATATCACTGCTAGAACTACAGATGGACTCCTTCAATCATTAAAGGAACTCATTTACTGTGCATTTAATGAACATCAGTATCTTATAAAAAAGATCGATGGAAAATATTCTTGGTCAGATACGAAATTGGAGGTTCTGGGCCCTATTAAAATATATGAGAATTATTggaataattacaaaaatcttGATGAAGATGAGGTGATTAAAGGATTGAAGCGCTTATCTCGCTGTTTACATGTGTACCATAATAAACCCGTTTATGTATTAATCGATGAATTCGATTCTCCTATCATGTACATCATGTTCCGATATTCAACTTCAAAGAATGATGTTCTGGACGAAACCATCGAAGTTATCGGTCGCATCATGTCCATTACGTTCAAAAACAACGAACATATCAAGAAAGGCTTAATAAATGCCTGTGTCCGCGTCGCAGAAGTTTTATCTGGCGACGCGAACAACATCCAGTATTATCAGTTTTTGAGAAAACCTAGATTTGCTCCTTATTTTGGATTTACAGATACAGAAGTGAAGAGTCTGCttgaaaaagaagaatttGCTCCTTTTAATAATGAGGACGTAAAAAAGTGGTACAATGGTTATAAATTAACGACTTCAGATGACTCTACCATTTATAGCTGTTTatcagttttaaaatatttgagcACAAGTCACGGAATGAAGGAACCATGCTTTGAAAATTACTGGGTTGACTCGGGCAGCATCACTTACCTAAAACATCTGTTTGGACATTATCTGATTCATGAATTGATTGAAGATCTTATTGATGGAGAAGAGATCGAAATAAAggccattcaaaaatttgcgAAAGAAAACATAATTGCCTTACAAAACTTGATTCATCAAGAACTTAAATCTATAGATATGTCACATGCACATCTTTTCCTCCAATTTTTGACCGAAAATGGATACTTGAATGTTTTACGCACTAGCACTAAGAATGAAACAATCACCATTCGGATTCCAAATGACGAAATTAGGACGTTGTTGCGGGGAAAATGTTATCATATAGGATTGTTTTCACAGAAACACCAGCTTTCAG TTCGCAGTGAACTAAGCATCTCCCGAACAAAACCTAAAGGAAGACCTCCTCATCTTGATTTGTTTATGATTTTGAATGAAGCTGGCTTGATTGTGGAATTAAAATCATCAGTGGCCGCTCTTTCTCAAATTAGAACGCGACAGTATGAATCAAGCTTCAACAACtacaaaaatgtcacaaagaaaatttttatgggTTTGCATATGACTAAAGAAGGGAAAGTTAGTCTGACTTACACTATTGGCGATTCACCTCCAGAAACTGTTACCAGCCATGAATAG
- the LOC138140712 gene encoding uncharacterized protein isoform X2: MALMKLCSRWVMDAVAARAFIRKPMSYHLEKRARMEGGSANESTSPKKICNLSTQSFSEIIHVAAFVDKTLFIKDFLEADEEVIVALAPRRFGKSTNMDMVKEFLTGNKKLFQDNQLKIWKEERFFFDMYCQENPVIYVDFKNITARTTDGLLQSLKELIYCAFNEHQYLIKKIDGKYSWSDTKLEVLGPIKIYENYWNNYKNLDEDEVIKGLKRLSRCLHVYHNKPVYVLIDEFDSPIMYIMFRYSTSKNDVLDETIEVIGRIMSITFKNNEHIKKGLINACVRVAEVLSGDANNIQYYQFLRKPRFAPYFGFTDTEVKSLLEKEEFAPFNNEDVKKWYNGYKLTTSDDSTIYSCLSVLKYLSTSHGMKEPCFENYWVDSGSITYLKHLFGHYLIHELIEDLIDGEEIEIKAIQKFAKENIIALQNLIHQELKSIDMSHAHLFLQFLTENGYLNVLRTSTKNETITIRIPNDEIRTLLRGKCYHIGLFSQKHQLSGKNIEGYLVALESVLTREDKNVFKEYAKAVSKLFDGAIMPQNEDEFHCILFVLAYNVKFYIVRSELSISRTKPKGRPPHLDLFMILNEAGLIVELKSSVAALSQIRTRQYESSFNNYKNVTKKIFMGLHMTKEGKVSLTYTIGDSPPETVTSHE, encoded by the exons CCGATGAgttatcatctagaaaaacgAGCAAGAATGGAAGGAGGAAGTGCAAATGAG AGCACATCaccaaagaaaatatgtaatttgtcCACACAATCATTTAGTGAAATCATACACGTTGCTGCCTTTGTGGATAAGACGCTATTTATTAAAGACTTTCTTGAAGCAGATGAAGAAGTGATAGTAGCTTTGGCGCCTCGCCGCTTTGGGAAATCAACAAACATGGACATGGTGAAAGAATTCCTAACAGGGAACAAAAAACTCTTCCAAGACAATCAGTTAAAAATATGGAAAGAggaaaggtttttttttgatatGTACTGCCAAGAGAATCCTGTCATATACGTGGACTTTAAAAATATCACTGCTAGAACTACAGATGGACTCCTTCAATCATTAAAGGAACTCATTTACTGTGCATTTAATGAACATCAGTATCTTATAAAAAAGATCGATGGAAAATATTCTTGGTCAGATACGAAATTGGAGGTTCTGGGCCCTATTAAAATATATGAGAATTATTggaataattacaaaaatcttGATGAAGATGAGGTGATTAAAGGATTGAAGCGCTTATCTCGCTGTTTACATGTGTACCATAATAAACCCGTTTATGTATTAATCGATGAATTCGATTCTCCTATCATGTACATCATGTTCCGATATTCAACTTCAAAGAATGATGTTCTGGACGAAACCATCGAAGTTATCGGTCGCATCATGTCCATTACGTTCAAAAACAACGAACATATCAAGAAAGGCTTAATAAATGCCTGTGTCCGCGTCGCAGAAGTTTTATCTGGCGACGCGAACAACATCCAGTATTATCAGTTTTTGAGAAAACCTAGATTTGCTCCTTATTTTGGATTTACAGATACAGAAGTGAAGAGTCTGCttgaaaaagaagaatttGCTCCTTTTAATAATGAGGACGTAAAAAAGTGGTACAATGGTTATAAATTAACGACTTCAGATGACTCTACCATTTATAGCTGTTTatcagttttaaaatatttgagcACAAGTCACGGAATGAAGGAACCATGCTTTGAAAATTACTGGGTTGACTCGGGCAGCATCACTTACCTAAAACATCTGTTTGGACATTATCTGATTCATGAATTGATTGAAGATCTTATTGATGGAGAAGAGATCGAAATAAAggccattcaaaaatttgcgAAAGAAAACATAATTGCCTTACAAAACTTGATTCATCAAGAACTTAAATCTATAGATATGTCACATGCACATCTTTTCCTCCAATTTTTGACCGAAAATGGATACTTGAATGTTTTACGCACTAGCACTAAGAATGAAACAATCACCATTCGGATTCCAAATGACGAAATTAGGACGTTGTTGCGGGGAAAATGTTATCATATAGGATTGTTTTCACAGAAACACCAGCTTTCAGGTAAAAATATTGAGGGTTATTTGGTTGCATTAGAATCAGTGCTAACAAGAGaagacaaaaatgtatttaaagaaTATGCAAAGGCTGTCTCTAAATTGTTTGATGGAGCCATAATGCCCCAAAACGAGGACGAATTTCATTGTATTCTCTTTGTTTTGGCAtataatgttaaattttatatagTTCGCAGTGAACTAAGCATCTCCCGAACAAAACCTAAAGGAAGACCTCCTCATCTTGATTTGTTTATGATTTTGAATGAAGCTGGCTTGATTGTGGAATTAAAATCATCAGTGGCCGCTCTTTCTCAAATTAGAACGCGACAGTATGAATCAAGCTTCAACAACtacaaaaatgtcacaaagaaaatttttatgggTTTGCATATGACTAAAGAAGGGAAAGTTAGTCTGACTTACACTATTGGCGATTCACCTCCAGAAACTGTTACCAGCCATGAATAG
- the LOC138140712 gene encoding uncharacterized protein isoform X1 translates to MALMKLCSRWVMDAVAARAFIRKPMSYHLEKRARMEGGSANEVQRKSTSPKKICNLSTQSFSEIIHVAAFVDKTLFIKDFLEADEEVIVALAPRRFGKSTNMDMVKEFLTGNKKLFQDNQLKIWKEERFFFDMYCQENPVIYVDFKNITARTTDGLLQSLKELIYCAFNEHQYLIKKIDGKYSWSDTKLEVLGPIKIYENYWNNYKNLDEDEVIKGLKRLSRCLHVYHNKPVYVLIDEFDSPIMYIMFRYSTSKNDVLDETIEVIGRIMSITFKNNEHIKKGLINACVRVAEVLSGDANNIQYYQFLRKPRFAPYFGFTDTEVKSLLEKEEFAPFNNEDVKKWYNGYKLTTSDDSTIYSCLSVLKYLSTSHGMKEPCFENYWVDSGSITYLKHLFGHYLIHELIEDLIDGEEIEIKAIQKFAKENIIALQNLIHQELKSIDMSHAHLFLQFLTENGYLNVLRTSTKNETITIRIPNDEIRTLLRGKCYHIGLFSQKHQLSGKNIEGYLVALESVLTREDKNVFKEYAKAVSKLFDGAIMPQNEDEFHCILFVLAYNVKFYIVRSELSISRTKPKGRPPHLDLFMILNEAGLIVELKSSVAALSQIRTRQYESSFNNYKNVTKKIFMGLHMTKEGKVSLTYTIGDSPPETVTSHE, encoded by the exons CCGATGAgttatcatctagaaaaacgAGCAAGAATGGAAGGAGGAAGTGCAAATGAGGTACAAAGAAAg AGCACATCaccaaagaaaatatgtaatttgtcCACACAATCATTTAGTGAAATCATACACGTTGCTGCCTTTGTGGATAAGACGCTATTTATTAAAGACTTTCTTGAAGCAGATGAAGAAGTGATAGTAGCTTTGGCGCCTCGCCGCTTTGGGAAATCAACAAACATGGACATGGTGAAAGAATTCCTAACAGGGAACAAAAAACTCTTCCAAGACAATCAGTTAAAAATATGGAAAGAggaaaggtttttttttgatatGTACTGCCAAGAGAATCCTGTCATATACGTGGACTTTAAAAATATCACTGCTAGAACTACAGATGGACTCCTTCAATCATTAAAGGAACTCATTTACTGTGCATTTAATGAACATCAGTATCTTATAAAAAAGATCGATGGAAAATATTCTTGGTCAGATACGAAATTGGAGGTTCTGGGCCCTATTAAAATATATGAGAATTATTggaataattacaaaaatcttGATGAAGATGAGGTGATTAAAGGATTGAAGCGCTTATCTCGCTGTTTACATGTGTACCATAATAAACCCGTTTATGTATTAATCGATGAATTCGATTCTCCTATCATGTACATCATGTTCCGATATTCAACTTCAAAGAATGATGTTCTGGACGAAACCATCGAAGTTATCGGTCGCATCATGTCCATTACGTTCAAAAACAACGAACATATCAAGAAAGGCTTAATAAATGCCTGTGTCCGCGTCGCAGAAGTTTTATCTGGCGACGCGAACAACATCCAGTATTATCAGTTTTTGAGAAAACCTAGATTTGCTCCTTATTTTGGATTTACAGATACAGAAGTGAAGAGTCTGCttgaaaaagaagaatttGCTCCTTTTAATAATGAGGACGTAAAAAAGTGGTACAATGGTTATAAATTAACGACTTCAGATGACTCTACCATTTATAGCTGTTTatcagttttaaaatatttgagcACAAGTCACGGAATGAAGGAACCATGCTTTGAAAATTACTGGGTTGACTCGGGCAGCATCACTTACCTAAAACATCTGTTTGGACATTATCTGATTCATGAATTGATTGAAGATCTTATTGATGGAGAAGAGATCGAAATAAAggccattcaaaaatttgcgAAAGAAAACATAATTGCCTTACAAAACTTGATTCATCAAGAACTTAAATCTATAGATATGTCACATGCACATCTTTTCCTCCAATTTTTGACCGAAAATGGATACTTGAATGTTTTACGCACTAGCACTAAGAATGAAACAATCACCATTCGGATTCCAAATGACGAAATTAGGACGTTGTTGCGGGGAAAATGTTATCATATAGGATTGTTTTCACAGAAACACCAGCTTTCAGGTAAAAATATTGAGGGTTATTTGGTTGCATTAGAATCAGTGCTAACAAGAGaagacaaaaatgtatttaaagaaTATGCAAAGGCTGTCTCTAAATTGTTTGATGGAGCCATAATGCCCCAAAACGAGGACGAATTTCATTGTATTCTCTTTGTTTTGGCAtataatgttaaattttatatagTTCGCAGTGAACTAAGCATCTCCCGAACAAAACCTAAAGGAAGACCTCCTCATCTTGATTTGTTTATGATTTTGAATGAAGCTGGCTTGATTGTGGAATTAAAATCATCAGTGGCCGCTCTTTCTCAAATTAGAACGCGACAGTATGAATCAAGCTTCAACAACtacaaaaatgtcacaaagaaaatttttatgggTTTGCATATGACTAAAGAAGGGAAAGTTAGTCTGACTTACACTATTGGCGATTCACCTCCAGAAACTGTTACCAGCCATGAATAG